caGCATGCAAAAAAgctcaaaatcgactgaaatggtaaattattgtttgcagatcggcagtgtcgccgattgcCTCGCCAaaaaaacaactcggataacgtcacgcaacacgtggaaattcaaacataacaaacgaaactaagggcctgtttatatggaggcgagccagcccggtaagcgggctggctcgctttaccgagatcttggctctccatacattctttgtaaaaaaactcattgagtttatatggctaggcgggctggcccgcttgccgagatctcgcctggcgatgccgagatctcggcaagcgggctggaaaaattctcatataaaacacgccatcccggtaaccgggctgaaaattaTCATTCTGCGCATGTCAAGTTCGCTGATCAAAAAGAACGCGGCTCACACTTCAACATGGCGGCGGTAGAAAGTAGTCCAGATTGTGAATCTAATGCtccaaaaacaaggaaaagaaagcaatttcgaTGGGATGAAAAGATGATAGAGAACTTAATAGACTCTCTACAGAGTTATAAAGCAACTATGTTGTACAAAGGTTTGGATTTCAACGGCGATAAGAGCCATCAATATAAAGAAATCAGAATAtctatggcaaagatttatctCGATAAAGATGTTACTCTTTTCGGTCCTGTGACTTCCCCTTCTTTGCCTGAAGATTTCAAAGATTTatcaaaagaagaacaaaagaaatccaaaaaGCTTGTAAAGGAATCAACAGATCTCATAAACAGAGGAAACAAGAGAGTTATGGAAAAAGTAAAGGAGATaaggcagaatttcagtaaagcTGTTGTTTCAGGTAGAAGGAGTGGAAGTGGAAAGATAGTCTTTGAATATTACGACAAACTTGTGACCTTATGGGGAGGATCAGCTTCATCTGAACCTCTTGCATTCGGAGTAGGTTCAGATGATTTTGAAGAAGATGATACACAAGATATTGATTGTGAACAAGAAGTACAAAATGTAGAAGAGGATAAAGGTGAGAATGATGGGTTAGACGAAGGTGTACATGTAGAGGAGAAagatgaagaaaatgaagaggaaGAACCAGTCAGTAAGAAAGCTAAAAGCTCTGTACCACGTTTGATTGACAGCAAAAGGAAACATCTTGAAAAAAGTCTTTCTGCTGCTCAAAGAGATCAACTGTTATTAAAGGAAGCAAAGGATGATGCACAGTTCAGAAAGGATTTAGCACAGGCTATGCGAGAATCAACAGAGAGCTTTACAAGCAGCATCAAGGATATCAGCAAGGCTATGACAGATCTTGGTCAAGGGTTATGTAGATCATTAGAGATGTTGTCACGATCATTTCAACCTCCAACTCCTGTTAATCAGAATATGTTTTATCAAGCACCATATGCTGGTCCAAATCACGTCCAAAATATGCAACCTGGCTACTTTCACCAAATGTTGGATCCCACTCAAAATCCCCACGCTCAAGAATGGGAATAATTATACTTGAAAACATGTCTTGTTTTCAGTGTTATTGTTAGTTGATATTCATGTTAAGTTATCAGTAAAGCATTGTTATTGAAGTTAGTATAGGTAATAATATagtttcgagttcaatttggaattaatttacACAATGTTTTTTACAAAAAGTATCAAAATTGCACATTAAAGCCCTCTGGGGCGAGTGCAATAATTGAGCTTTTTGAACTTGTTTatattaatagctgttattacagttatatGCGTTTCTCTTAAACAATAGATTGAAGTCAAGGCTATCAGGCAAAAACAATAGCTTTGCCCATGTGCCTCGATTTGACTTCATTGTTTGAAATCATTCGCATATAAccgtaataacagctattccaaattgaatttgaaactaTATTATTACCTGTTTTAAAATCATATACCTAAAAAAATTTCTTGCATGCCCTTTCATGCGAAAAATGAATAGAAACAGTCAGGAAGCACTTGTTGTATTTGTATATGTGATTGATACAAACAATACAAAAATGATATATCCCAAAAAGTACAATTCAAACTAATTTAAGTTTCAGTATTTCTGAGGTTTAGAATTTGTGTTTGTAATAATTGCACCGAATTACATTTTTTTGGCACTTAAAACTGTGCAATTTGAACAGCATTCTTCTAAGCCAAACAGCATTGAGTAATTTTTTTAGGTATATGACTAAAACAAACATATGTTTATCGATATGGTTTATCAATAACCATAGTCTGGTCCAACCCACATGTAAAATATGTATCTTGTTCATTTTAGCCAAATGTTGAACCCCGCTGAAAATTCCCACAATCAAGAGTGAGAATAGCTTGATCAGTCATTGCTTGGAATCACACGTTGagaatattttgtattttatatatTCTATTTTTCTATATAATCTGCAACTACAATTTCATTGCTAGTTGAGATATTGTTGAGTTATTGTAAGTTACAAAAGAATACTTtccttgattttcatttttgttattagaaataaaggaaattaaaaatataacacAACTATTAAATAACTGAACACATTCCTTCCTGATCATGACAAATCTAAGTTTGGTATGCTGAGAGGAATATTTTTGCAGAGGAGGGAAAAAAGGAGGTGAGGGTCTCTTGTTACACTAACCATTTTGAGTAACATAACCATTTTGAGTCACAATGTCCATCCAGACTGTTTCTAAATGGTTTTAAAACTTCTCCCTGCTCATTTTTAAAAACTCAAGAGTTGATGAAATTACATGTTGAATATCTAAGTATTGAATATTCTAGAGTGCAAACAATATATCCGTGAAAAAGTACTAACTATTTTTTACAAAATAGTACTAGTTGAACAACAGAAAACAATGGAGTTAgcataaaacattaaaatttagtATTAGTACTTTTTCACAGATATATTGTTTGCACTCTAGTGTGTTTTACTTATTATTTGAATTAGTAAAGCTCAAAATGCTTAAATGTACTTCACA
Above is a genomic segment from Acropora muricata isolate sample 2 chromosome 1, ASM3666990v1, whole genome shotgun sequence containing:
- the LOC136912182 gene encoding uncharacterized protein, producing MARRAGPLAEISPGDAEISASGLEKFSYKTRHPGNRAENYHSAHVKFADQKERGSHFNMAAVESSPDCESNAPKTRKRKQFRWDEKMIENLIDSLQSYKATMLYKGLDFNGDKSHQYKEIRISMAKIYLDKDVTLFGPVTSPSLPEDFKDLSKEEQKKSKKLVKESTDLINRGNKRVMEKVKEIRQNFSKAVVSGRRSGSGKIVFEYYDKLVTLWGGSASSEPLAFGVGSDDFEEDDTQDIDCEQEVQNVEEDKGENDGLDEGVHVEEKDEENEEEEPVSKKAKSSVPRLIDSKRKHLEKSLSAAQRDQLLLKEAKDDAQFRKDLAQAMRESTESFTSSIKDISKAMTDLGQGLCRSLEMLSRSFQPPTPVNQNMFYQAPYAGPNHVQNMQPGYFHQMLDPTQNPHAQEWE